The sequence TATAACGGGTATaaaatacattctgcataaaatgaaattgattttatatttatatttatcatgtttataattttaacaatttcaagACTTCCATGTGAACTGTCTCAATAAATCTGTGCAGACCAGACAAGTGCTCTGAAGTAAGTCAAACGTCAACAAAGCTTGAATAAATCGTTTGAGACTATTAAAACTCGTATCCTGGGGAATTTAATTGATTTCATTGTACAATTAGCAAATAAAAGGCTTAAGTAGCATTGCGAAGAATAGCTTTTGTGCCgatataaaacagaaattaaaacCACAGACAATTTCTTTAAATCGCACATGATATTTTACACAGTCATTGTATTTCgtactctattacacattatgatgaattgactccatgatcccaaaggactagaaaatatatcATCGCTTAATCAAAACCAAATTTCCATTCCATAATAACATTTGAAATGAGAAAACGAAAAAGAGATAACAATAGGGATTCagtttatttcatattgaaacttttaaattaaaaaacataGTGTTACACAGTATGTACAATATATCATAATCTGATATAAGTATAATTCAACGACAATTAGTAAGGTGTGATTTATTCGATATCCTTAGCGTTTActgcagtattgttatgagctaaaagtacagacacgcctcgatgcataaagttgatctttAACGATCCAACCAAATAAACCAAATAACTTCCTCTCTGCTTTTATATTTGGTACCCTTATAATACATAGTATAGACCGAACACTAAATGGTGTTTAATAAGAACCCTATCAACTATTCATAGcgcaaaacaaatgaaacaacCACGTCCTAACAGTCCCACCAAAGCAAATCTCTACAGCATTGAATGTATAGAGAAATATGATACACATATGAACCACCGCTACATATCCAAATCCATACCCTTAAGCTTAATTTAGTTTCGTATTCACTCAGTTTCGTAGTCATTAAATTTCGTATTCATTTAGTTTTGCATTCATTTAGTTGGGTACTCATTCAGTTCCGTgtacattatttatatttagcagatgttttattcaaatacttaTCAGCAAAAGTTAAAAGGTAAAGATAGATTtaccggaagcacagagcaccccaaacactgCCGTAGAGAAAAATTTCAGAGATATTATATAGCTTTGACAACACATGCTCAAACATAAACACGATGTAAAACAATCAAATCATGGTAGGGGACATGTTCAAGAGAAACAGTGGATAAGCATAGATCGCGACACGCGACTTAAGTGTTTTCGTTGGATTCGTAAAACAGATAAATTCTGAACATGCTTAGTGCGAGCAAGAGACCGTCTCAAGATGAAAATGCAACGGGACATCACATGCATTCGAGACTAAACACAAATTTGACGATGGTAAGAGACTAATGTATCAAAACTAAAGTGAAGCAAATAAGACATCAATAAGCTGTGTGGTAGTGGTGCAGCATAACACCCATTGATGCCACAGTAAACCCAGTTACAAGGACCAGGTAAATGTACATTGTAACTCTGTCTAACAATAACGCTATCTCTTTCCACGAATACTGTTTGCCAAATTCCTCCTCATCTTCATCGTAAGCCCATGCCTCATTTATTTCTGTATCGTAGTCTTCCACGGAAGCAATTTTCTTTTCCTTGTTCATGTCCATGTTTTTCGGAAAAACTTTTGTAGTTGTCCGGCCGCAATCGACACATGCAAGCTTTGACAAACATGATGATGTCACCGACTGCACCCACTTAGGAACAGGTGTTGTATCCGGTGTGAAGTAGACATCAATATATATGACGGTGAGCAGTACTGACAACGTTTGTAGAAAGAGAATAGATGCTAAATAGGTAGCTGtaatgcattaaaaaaaaaacatttcattattaTATCTATCAACAAACATAATCTATGTTTGGTATAATTATCTGGGAAATTTCATGTTGGTATTAAAATCCTTCATGCTTATTTTGTACAACAGCAATGCTCCATGAAGAATAAAATATTACCTGAAGGGAGGTAACCAACTTAAGCCTCAAATTGGCAATTAATTCAATATGAACGTCTTGCCTAgacatattattttctttaaatttcaccAAAGTACAGTCGAGCCTGACTAAAGACCacattgaattgaattgaaataaaaaaacaagtggTTTCTCAAAACATGTAAATGTTCACTATTTATACGATGTAGTTTTACGGAAAAGGTGACTTATATGTAGTAGTCTTTATTTTGAGGTGGTCTTTATCACAGACTTCACTGTTATTGAAATATGAAGTAATTTTCACAATTGTAAGATACTATAATTGGTATAGGGTAATAACTGATAAGAGATATCGTGTGCACTTACAAAGCAAGCTTGCAGATAATGACGTTTGCGGGATACTCTCAGAAATAAGACTGAGGTACACAGCATACGCTAGTAGAATAGTAAGAGCCAAACCGACCCTCTCTCCTGACTCTGGACTCAGTTTGAAAATagcaacctgtaattacaatattGTGTAGTACAACTTGTTTCTTTTGTGTATTCCTTACTTTTTTCCAGTGATTAAGACCTtaaaattatacaacaaaataaaagtcaggtttcattttaaatgatCTATTGCTTTTGTTTTCATTAACAATCTGAATGAATATGGCATATGTGAACGGCTAGGAttgctgacttctaatcacttgccctcatTTTTCTTGGTTCGATCCTGTATCTTGCCATCATGCGAGGAAGCTACTACACTGGCTGACAGAAAGGCCTTGTTTCGCTTTAAATAATCACCGGAGCAACAGTAAGGTATTCCTCATACACTTATAGCTTAGGGTATATATAATCGCCAAATGACCAGAGCAGTATCGATATATTAACATAAGACCAAAAAAAGAAGACTATTTCCAAGCAATAAAAGTCACTGGCAGGGGACTACTTACCAAACACACATTTATTAGATAGCTTAAATGCAAAtgtcaaaattaaagaaaaagcaaaaatatagcttattaaaattttcaaaacattctttTATTTGCATACCGATGCAAATAGTCTCACAGATATTGCAATGAAAATGTTAAACAGTAACAAATTTCTTACAGTAAGAAAACCCATCAGGACAACTGGAAAGAGTGTGTTTAGCATGTGAAACAGTGGTCGTCGACGAAATGTCAATGAGAAAATCAGACGACTGAAACTCTCAAACTCTCGCTTAGTCACGATGGAAGAATATTCTGTGCTTATTAATTCCCATTCGCCGTTATCTgaaatttttatataaagtacatttgttaaaaacaaatgatTACACTTCTCTAATGGTCTGCTGGTAATATAACATAAGCATTTATTGTGTTGAGCTGGGCAGTAATAGCTTCAACTTAAGGAAATTGTGTCAAGCCGagacaaactattttcaaatgcttgttttctAAGTGTCTGTATATTAATATGTTGTATAATGTACAGAAAAGTgagtaaataatttgaaaatatctgaTTGTTGACTGAATGTTCAGACTAGTTAAAGTATAGATCAGAATGAGAACAAAGGAACTAATTCAACGTTAAACAGATAGtatgtagatatatatttttgattgtTTTCAATACCTtgataaaatgacgtcacaattTGTCTGTCGTCAAATTTCAGTAATACTTCCTTGGCTGTATACGACCAGGAACTTAGAATGATTTCACATGTCTGAGTGTCCAACGGCCAGTAGGTGACAGAGCTTTCGCAGTGGGTTGTGAATATTCCAGCTACAATATTTTTTGGATGCAGAGTGTAGATATAGTATAGTATTCGAGATAAACCAATTAAACAAGTGATAATCGTATCTGGTTTTTATCTATGCACATATGTGACACTACTTCAAAGGAACATTGAACTACCTTCGGAGATATTTTATCCAtttaaatgtcaaatgtcaaggaaatactgaagagttttttctttcttgtgCTAACATATTATGTGTGATATGGTACATATAAcattacagtaaaacaccgctcgctcgaggtcgtaaggggatgagcaaaatgctcgagttatccatggtttcgagcgacccaaacattgaccaacatacgaagaaaacttAAGTTTACGGTCATCGGGACCGTAAACGGtcatgcgtaataataacatacttgtgacattttcgaaaacaaacgtattacaaacgttatctattgatagacgtttcaatatgtaatttgtacatgcgaagaaacatttaatttttattcatcaacaagtgcatattataatgtcgtctcaattttatgaaacggctatattatttccttcatttgcatgcaaataaCCGCTGATTAAATTACTAAgatctcgatcccgcagaaaagatgctttaagttatcagtaattgatcgatatttgatcaataaaacttttctttaagcttttatcaataattaatctcatcataatatcgaatataccgacaaacaaacatttaagatggGAATAGACTAcacaattctcacggtgtgtgaaaatgtttaattaaccgatacattctgaccgccgaaggtgtgaaaaattttgacacctgtgctcgagttagccagaagcaacaaagagtaaattaatacactgggaccagatgtcatgctcgagcgatcgagttatcgatgttcgacccagccatggtaatatcacatagaaaatagaaggaaatcgacCGGGACCACATGAGttgctcgagcgagcccaggtgctcgagtcatcgatgctcgagcgagcggtgtttcactgtatatctaaatttcagcttaaatagtagATCTGGATTTATTTAACTAGACGTAAAACAATTTCTGATGTCATATACTATGCACGTATTTGAGTCAGCTAAGGTCTTTCCACAGTAATCCAATTATAATTGGGGTTTATATATTTAGCAATTGCATAATAGGTAAAACTACTTGCACGAGGAAAGACATGGGAATTTAATTAAGAAAATTCAGTTATGTTATACATAAGCAGTCAAGTCAAGCCTTTGAATGTATTTTGTAATTTGAACTTTTAGGTACTGGCTCTACAATTTGAAAGTCTAAAGCCGGTATAATCGAAAATATGGCTTTTCTCGGGTTCTGATATCTCATTACTCTCACAGGGAAGCATGTTTTAGTCCTCGCATGAGATAACTAAATCATTTAAGCAACACATCAATTAAATGGTACGTAAATTCATATTAAATTCTTTtcgttttcatgtttttatgtgaacATTTATGAGACAAAACAGGGTTTTCTCTATCTGATTTCTAGACAAAGACTCTTAATAAATGGTTTAAGgcatttttttccataaaatattaCGAGGCCCAAAAGGGACAGGAAACTTTCAGCTCTATTTTAAAGCCAGAAGTTCGATAATAATGTGAACTTGACACGGAAGTAAGGATGCAAATACATTCTCTGAAACAAGTAAGGGGAAACAAGAATcattataaatgttttctttgtttaacaCTTAGCGTGCTGGCggaaagtgattttgcctttgcgaccagtgcagaataagatcagcctgcacttccgtcAGTAcaatttcagtgaacatccctttaaaTGATATGTGAAAGATGAAcaagtcaattttagaaatttagcagggtattgGTTAAAAACCTAAAATGAATTAGTTGAGAGTGGAGTAACTATCAAAATGGTTACTTTACCCGGTAACCAAATTATTCTTCCGTTACTAATGATTCTCATAGGCACACTGGGCCTTGTTATAACATCGATATCGTCAACTCTGAAACAAAAAGGTAACATATTGAAATACAGCGTTTAACATAACAATCTGTAATCGCTTAAAACAAGAACGTAACAcaataaaagtattaaataagTTGGAAACACCTGATATTAAATATAGGCTAAGCGTGTACGCTGAAATAGTCTATTACAACGATTTGCATAATGTTTTGCAATGTATGTAACAGCATCCAATAAGGATCTTTGGTAAATAGCTTTGACTTTTGACTGGTAAGCTATTTAAAAAGTCCttataaatattataactgtCTTCAAGATTCGTGGTTGGCTTCGGACTTCCTGCAAATATGTTGGACTATTGACTGACAAACCGTGCAATAAGACTTAGTATTAATTATATGACACAAGAAATAATGTTCACATCTTTTGTTTCCAATTATGACTTTAGCCAAACAGACGTCTTGAACATGGGCCAGTCATATCAGACACCTAATTATGATTTTTAAGTCTTGTTCGTCTGGTCAAATGCATCGTTGTATCTTCTATGGTGTTACTTTTAGTTGTATTTCGATGTTACTATAATCGATAAACATGATAAAGGTTAGTTTTCGTTAGCTGGCTGTGTTCGCCAATAACCAAGCTATTTAATGTCAAGTTCTGTAACATTAACTCGCACAAAGTTTACACGACCAAGTCTATCGCTCAGTCTCATATAAAAGCCTATAAAGTGTCACAGCTGTGCGCAGTATTAACAAATGACAATCAAGTAATTAGTATTATTCAAATTAGGGTTTGTGACATTCACTTTGGATATGATTATCCAAAAAAAGCAAATGTGATGGTTTTACTTCTAATGTTAAGAAacattttgtttagaaaaaaaaagttactttggCAAAAGGATGTTTC is a genomic window of Mercenaria mercenaria strain notata chromosome 18, MADL_Memer_1, whole genome shotgun sequence containing:
- the LOC123539195 gene encoding neuronal acetylcholine receptor subunit alpha-3-like, with amino-acid sequence MGIRIYGLQVYIMLFSIGVVVSPPPNKVPPAYSKELETDLRQWLFGSYEVLQRPQKRNDVKISLNLLSLNYLDIKEQKLSITAYFTFVWFDSRLTWFMNSTYSNIKFMFSNEIQVWKPPIIIENSVDDIDVITRPSVPMRIISNGRIIWLPAGIFTTHCESSVTYWPLDTQTCEIILSSWSYTAKEVLLKFDDRQIVTSFYQDNGEWELISTEYSSIVTKREFESFSRLIFSLTFRRRPLFHMLNTLFPVVLMGFLTVAIFKLSPESGERVGLALTILLAYAVYLSLISESIPQTSLSASLLSTYLASILFLQTLSVLLTVIYIDVYFTPDTTPVPKWVQSVTSSCLSKLACVDCGRTTTKVFPKNMDMNKEKKIASVEDYDTEINEAWAYDEDEEEFGKQYSWKEIALLLDRVTMYIYLVLVTGFTVASMGVMLHHYHTAY